Genomic DNA from Oryzomonas sagensis:
TCGCAGAAGAGGTACAGGTCGTTATTCTGGTCTCTGGCGATGTACATGGCAATTCTCCCGGTTGCGTCGTGATGGCGTGCCCCCCGACAGTAGCAAGCTTTGACCCGATGCTCAAGGAAAAGCGCCACGGGGGCAATCGCCCCGGCCGTCGTTTCATGGGGTGGCCATCGCCGGCTTTCCCCTTTCCGGGGCCGGGACAAAGCGAGCCCACCGGGCTGATCCGGTGGGCTCTGCAGCTGCAAACGGCCGTGATCCCCGGCCCGGGCCGCCATAACCGGCAGGGGGAAACTGATACCTTGAGGCATGCAATGTTTCGGCACGTCCCCCTCCCGTGGCGGGAAGGGGGACGTGCCCGGTTGCTGCACGCCGGCTATGCCTGGTTGATCGCCGACAACCGCCACGGGTTGGCGCCCACCGCCCGGGTGAAGGTCCAGAATTCCTCGAATTTGACCGGCTCCGCCGTGCTGCCGGACACCACCGCGCCGGTCGTCTCGTCGGTGGTATAGTCGAGCAGGTTCGCATAGATCGAAGCGGTGATATAGTCCTGTCCCGCCTCCTGCCACGCCTCGGCGATCCGCACCTCCCTGACGGCGATATTCTCCAGCCGGTTGATCTGCTTGTCCCGCAGCAACCGGTCCAGGTCCGTCTGGAAGATCCCCCGCATCTCGTCGGTCAGAAGCCCCGCCACCGGCGACAGACCGCGATTCATCCACGCCCCCTGGATCTTGAAGAAGGTATCCATGGCCGCATCGGTGAAGCGGTTCTCGTCGAACGAGGGGTCCATCCGGCGGATATGGGACAGACCGGCCCCCACATCGTCCGTTGCCGGCTGAGTGCCCAGCTGCGCAGTGGGCAGGGGGATCACCGTTCCGCCCCCATACCCCCCCTGCCCGGAGAAGGTGGCCGCGCTATCGGCCCGCTTTTTTTTTATAGAGCGGTAGATGAGATAGCCGACCCCCGCCAGGAGGGCGATCTGCACTAGGCCCATGCCTCCGCCGCCCATGCCGCCGACCCCCGATCCCGCCCCGGCAAAGCTGCTGAACAACATGCTGCCCAGCATGCCCCCGGCGAGGCCGCCGGCCATGCTCCGCAGGAACCCGCCCCCCTGGGGTTGCTGGAAGGCGCCGGGCGCGGGCGCGGCCTGCTGCCGCGACGGGCCGCCGTAGCTGGACGAGGGGGAGGGGCTGGCGGAACGGGAATAGCTGCGCGAACCGCCGCCGAAAGAGCGGCCGCCGCCGGCCCGGGCGTCGGCGTTGAATTCGAATGCGGTGATGCTCAGGAACAGTATGGCCGCCATAATGGCGCCCGCCTTGACAAGATGTTTCTTCATTCTGCTCTCCTTATCTGGGTTGCTGTTTCCGTGGTCAATCCAGGCACAGTTTGCGCCGGTTCTGGCTCCACAGGGCAATCGCCTCTCTCATGATCTCGGAAATGTTCTTGGACGTGGACTTTGTCAGCTTTTCCAGCGCCCTCTTCTCGTCGTCGTTGATGCGCAGTGAAATGATATTCTGCAGTTGCTCGGTCTTCTCCTTTTTCTTTTTCAGACTCCTTTTGGACGGTTGCGGCTCCCTGGTAACGGCATTCCTTGGGTATGGCATGATTTTCTCCTTTGCAGGGTAGTCTCCGCCGGGGAAACTCCGGGGGAAAACGAGGGTAAACGTGCCGGCAGCTTCGGGCCGTCGGCGACTCGGACCGTCTTCTTGGCGTGGCGGATGGCATGGGACGGCGGGAAGGGTGCGGGGTGATTGCGGGCAGATCGTGGGTGCATGATACCTCCGGCGTTTCAGTCTGCGCCGGGGTAAATAAAAAAAGACCTTTACCCACGGCATAGGAATACAGTGGATAAAGGTCTTGCTGGCGATGGATATCGTTCCCGGTCCGAGCCTCGCGGCTGTGTTGACGAACCCGGGATCAACCATGTCTCCGGTTGATAGCTACTCCCCTTTATGAGGAGCGCAGTGTACGGGCGCTGCCGTTCCGTGTCAAGCTATTTTTATCTGGCGCCGTTTTGGGGGACGAATTGCGTATCACGCCGCGCCCTCTCCATTGCTGCGCGTGGCGCCTCCGCAGGCCCCTCAATGCGGGGGCGCCGACGTACTGCTGCCGCTGGCGCTGCCGGTGCTGGCGTTGCCAGTGCCAGTGCCGTTGCTGCTGGGGAGACTGGGGCCGGTGCCGGTATCGGGGCTGGGACCCGCGCCGGTGCCGTTGCTGTTGATTATGCTGTAGGAGGATATGCCAATGGTTCCCGCTCCCGTAACCGTGGCAAAGGATACGGTTGCTATGGGGCCGCTGCCGGAGAACGCCCTGTTACTGATCATGGCGATCCTGATGGTGCCGGGGGTGAGCGTGTTGGCCACCAGCATCGCCCCGGAGATGAACGTACCCTGGGTCACGGTAGGGGATGACATGTTTGCTTTGTCGTAACTGAGGGTCAGTTCAATACCGGCAGTGTCGCTCAGATTGTCGCCCCGGATGACATAGATACCGTTTCCCGAAGGGACGATGGATAGATGGCTGGCAGTCTGGTTGCCACTCGTAGGGGCGCTATCCCCGCTGCCGCACGCGGCAAGAAGGCACGCCGCGCCCACGGCCATGAGAACGCTCCTTATCCTCGTAACGATCTTGCCCATCGATACCCCCCATGATACTGCCATTGCTGAATGCTGCCTGTTCTCCGCCGCGCCTCATTCAAAATGTGCCGCAAATGTGCACTTCATAAAGAGCTGGTACCGGTTGTATCCCAGAAAAATACATATTTCAACTGTAATTTCAATATGTTAAAAAAATTAACACTTTCCTCGGATGGTAAAAAAAATAACACAAAGCGTCATTGTTTATTCAACATACTGATTTCACACAAAAAAAACACCCGGATCGTCTCCGGGTGCCTTTAGTCCTCTCATTTTGGCACATTGTGCAAGCTGCCGGTTCAGGGCACCGCCGCGCCGCTGCCGTCGATCAATTCCACCGAGGCCAGGGAGGCGTTTCCCGTGCCGTTGACCGTTGCAAAGGAGACGGCGGCGATCTCGCCGTTGCCCGACAGTGCCGTATTGCTCACGATGGCGAGCTTTATGGTCCCGGCGTACTGGGTGTTGGTCGCCATGACCGAACCGGCGACGAGCCCCCCCTGGGTTACGGTGGGGGCCGCCAGCACCGAACTGTCGTAATTGATGGTCAGGGCTATGCCGGCAACCCCGTTCATGTTGTTCCCCTGGATGATCAACCCGCCGTCGCCGGAAGGGACCAGGGACACGAATGCGCTCTTGCTGACGGCGGTGCTGGATTGGGAGGCGCTGCCGGTGGCCGTCGATGCCGCATCCCCGCCGTTTCCGCACCCCCACAGCGCGGCCGCCATGCCCAGCAGCGCCACGATCTGAAGCCATTTTCCCCTTCTGTTGCCGTTACCTCTCATGTCCATTGTTCCGATTCTTTCCTTTCTGTCGTGTGCCGGAGCTATGCCGTACCTGCAATACGGGCACTATAGCGAATTGCGGGAAAAGATGTAAAGGAGTTTATTTGTCTTGTTTGTGATGCACATCACCGTAAGCCGGTAAAGAGGGATCGGTTGCAGGGCCATGAACGGGGTCGTTTTGTGAAAATAATGTGAATTTGCCCTGGGATTGAAAAACGGGCATAGCATTCGATTTACCTGCTGCGGTATACTGCCGATAAGGACCAGCAGGCAGCGAAAAGCCGTATGTCGGCGGCACGGAGTTTGGGCGCGCCCCATGCAGCCGTACCCCTACGTCATAACCATCTCCTCGGAAAAGGGAGGGGGCGGCAAGACCACCCTGGCCTGCAACCTGGCCGTGTACCTGCGGGCCCTGCGGGAGAGTCTGCCGGTCACCATCCTCTCCTTCGACAATCACTTCACCATCGACCGCATGTTCGCGCTGGAGGGGCAGAAACTGCACGGCACGGTCCGCGAGATGCTGGAGGGACAGCCGGCCGGCGCCCTGGCGCACACCGGCCAGTACGGGGTCGGCTATATCCCTTCCTCCACCGCCGAACGGCTCACCCCCCTGCTGGAACGCTTCCGGGACCCCCGGACCCTGGCCGGCGGTGCACCCGGTCGATCCCGAGCACCCCGAAGCGGTCCTGGAGGAAGAGCGCTGCCGCGCCGTGCACCACGTGCAGGGCCTCATCCACGGCATGGCCGGGCAGTTCTGAACGTCGTCGGGCAGGAAAAATAATCCTTGACCAGGGCGATCATCCGCGCTAACTTTTCGACAGTTATCGAAGTTTATGGAGCAGGCATGGACATCAAGCAGGCGGCAAAGATATTCAAGGCCCTTTCCCATCCCAACCGGCTGGAGATCTATCTCAGCATTGTCAAGGGTGAGCAGGGGAGTTTCAAGACCGAGGCGTGCGAATGCGGCGTGGCGGAGCTGATCGCGACGCTGAAGATCGGCGCGCCCACGGTCTCCCATCACCTGAAGGAGCTGGCCAATGCGGGGCTCATCACCACCGAGCGCCAGGGGAAGTTCCTGGTGGCCCGCCCGCTGCCCGAGACCTGGGCAGAGGTGAAACGATTCCTGCCGGAGTAGGGACAGCGCGTTTGCACGAGGGTAGGGAGCCTGGCAGCGGGCTTTTTATTTTGCTGATAAATTCGATAGATGTGAAATTGTATAAGTGTGGAATGGTTGTGGGAGACGTCACCACAGCGCAAGGGAGGAGGCCAGACATGAAGAACACCATCTTGATCACCGGATGCTCGTCCGGTTTCGGCAGGGCCACCGCCCGCCTGTTCGCCTGGGAGGGGTGGAACGTGGTCGCCACCATGCGCCGCCCGGAGGAGGAACGGGACCTGGCCGCGCTTCCCAACGTGCTGGTCACGCGGCTGGACGTGCAGGACCCCGCGACTATCGCGTCTGCCATCGAGGCCGGGATCGCCCGCTTCGGCCGCATCGACGCCCTGGTCAACAACGCCGGCTTCGGCCTCTTCGGC
This window encodes:
- a CDS encoding ribbon-helix-helix protein, CopG family; the encoded protein is MPYPRNAVTREPQPSKRSLKKKKEKTEQLQNIISLRINDDEKRALEKLTKSTSKNISEIMREAIALWSQNRRKLCLD
- a CDS encoding cohesin domain-containing protein — its product is MGKIVTRIRSVLMAVGAACLLAACGSGDSAPTSGNQTASHLSIVPSGNGIYVIRGDNLSDTAGIELTLSYDKANMSSPTVTQGTFISGAMLVANTLTPGTIRIAMISNRAFSGSGPIATVSFATVTGAGTIGISSYSIINSNGTGAGPSPDTGTGPSLPSSNGTGTGNASTGSASGSSTSAPPH
- a CDS encoding cohesin domain-containing protein — its product is MDMRGNGNRRGKWLQIVALLGMAAALWGCGNGGDAASTATGSASQSSTAVSKSAFVSLVPSGDGGLIIQGNNMNGVAGIALTINYDSSVLAAPTVTQGGLVAGSVMATNTQYAGTIKLAIVSNTALSGNGEIAAVSFATVNGTGNASLASVELIDGSGAAVP
- a CDS encoding ArsR/SmtB family transcription factor is translated as MDIKQAAKIFKALSHPNRLEIYLSIVKGEQGSFKTEACECGVAELIATLKIGAPTVSHHLKELANAGLITTERQGKFLVARPLPETWAEVKRFLPE
- a CDS encoding Tim44 domain-containing protein → MKKHLVKAGAIMAAILFLSITAFEFNADARAGGGRSFGGGSRSYSRSASPSPSSSYGGPSRQQAAPAPGAFQQPQGGGFLRSMAGGLAGGMLGSMLFSSFAGAGSGVGGMGGGGMGLVQIALLAGVGYLIYRSIKKKRADSAATFSGQGGYGGGTVIPLPTAQLGTQPATDDVGAGLSHIRRMDPSFDENRFTDAAMDTFFKIQGAWMNRGLSPVAGLLTDEMRGIFQTDLDRLLRDKQINRLENIAVREVRIAEAWQEAGQDYITASIYANLLDYTTDETTGAVVSGSTAEPVKFEEFWTFTRAVGANPWRLSAINQA